The Candidatus Obscuribacterales bacterium region CAGAGTATGATCCACAATGGAAAGGGTTCGTAAAGCTAGGGAATTCACTCCCCTCCCATAAATTTCATCGCACAATTTAAGATATGGTGTGAAAGGAAATGTCCTCTTAAAAATTATCCTAAGCATTTCCCTGTCCTTACACGATCTGCTCGCCATTTCTGTCCGCCACTACTGACCCTTAAAGCGCTCAAGCTCTTATGGACGTTGCTAACTTAGCCGCACAACTTAACGCTCAAGTCATTTTGCCAGAGGGTATCGTCATCGCTACCCTGCTCATCATCTTGGTAGGAGACCTCATTGTTGGCCGTACATCCTCCGCCCAATGGTCACCCTACGTAGCCGTGACGGGTCTCCTCGGAGCGGTTGTTGCCCTTGCTTTGCAATGGGATCTTGATAACCCTATTTCCTTTCTGGGGGCGTTTAACAGCGATGCGCTAAGCATCGTCCTGCGGGGTATTATTGCCCTTTCAACCGCCTTCACTATTTTGATTTCCATTCGGTATGTGGTTCAGGCTGGGACAGCCTTGGCTGAGTTCATCGTGATTTTGATGACAGCCACCGTGGGCGGCATGTTTCTCTGCGGTGCCGATGAACTAGTCATGGTGTTTGTGTCGTTGGAAACCTTGAGTATTTCCTCATACCTGTTGACCGGATACATGAAGCGCGATCCCCGCTCCAATGAAGCCGCGCTGAAGTATCTCTTGATTGGTGCCGCCAGTTCAGCCATCTTCCTCTACGGTGTGTCTTTGCTCTACGGCTTGTCTGGAGGAGAAACCCGCCTCTCAGCCATTACGGCCAGCATCATCAGCGGTAATGCTCAAGACTCGATTGGTCTGCTCATTGCCCTCGTCTTTGTCATCGCCGGAATTGCTTTCAAAATTGCCGCTGTTCCCTTCCACCAATGGACGCCAGACGTTTATGAAGGCTCCCCTACGCCAGTGGTGGCATTTTTGTCGGTAGGTTCCAAGGCTGCTGGTTTTGCCCTAGCGATTCGCCTGTTGGTGACGGCCTTTCCATTGGTGGCCGACCAATGGCAGTTTGTGCTCACAGCCCTTGCCATCCTAAGTATGGTATTGGGGAATGTGGTGGCCCTAGCCCAAACCAGCATGAAGCGCCTGTTGGCCTATTCGTCGATTGGGCAAGCTGGATTTGTCATGATTGGGTTGATTGTGGGTACAGATGCAGGCTATTCCAGCATGGTGTTCTACCTAATGGTCTACCTGTTTATGAACCTAGGCGGGTTTGCCTGTGTGATTCTCTTCACTCTGCGTACCGGCACCGATGAGATCACGGAATACAGCGGTTTGTATCAAAAAGATCCGCTATTGACCCTCTGCCTCAGCGTCTGTCTCCTATCCCTCGGGGGGATTCCACCCTTAGCTGGCTTCTTTGGGAAGCTCTATCTCTTTTGGGCTGGCTGGCAAGCCGAGGCCTACACCCTGGTTTTGGTGGGTCTGTTGACCAGCGTCATCTCCATTTACTACTACATCCGTGTGGTCAAAATGATGGTGGTGAAAGAGCCCCAAGAAATGTCAGATGCCGTGAAGAACTATCCAGAGGGCATGTGGAACCTCTTTGGTATGCGCCCGTTGCAGGTGAGCTTGGTCTTAGCTCTCGTGGCCACCTCCCTAGCGGGTGTCTTGTCCAACCCCCTCTTTACCTTGGCCAACAACTCTGTTCTGCGCACACCGTTGCTCCACTCGCCGGTAGTGACTCAGGTTGAGCCAGTGCTTCCAGTTGCCCATGTTGATGCAACTGCCGAAGATCTCAGCTAGGGGTCTAACTTCACTACTCGTTGCCCTGAATAATCTGCTTTACGGTTGTCAGGGCTTCGAGGCTAATAAATCCCCGGCGATGACCTTTATGATTGGACATACCCAGGGCAATCGGTAGGTTGAACTTTGGGTTTCGATAAAACCGGGATGATGCGTTGATATATACTGTAGCGCTGGCCATCTGTGAGGCAAACAAGCGACTTTCTTGATAAGACTCCGTCGCTAGGCAGTCGGCATGGCCACTACTGTAGCGGTTCATCCAAGCGATCGCATCATCTAAGTCTCTCACCCATTTAAAGGCAATAGTTCGGTTAAGATAGGGCTGCCGCCATTCCGTGGGTGCTACGGGGCTCAGCTCAGGAAATTCTTTGGCTAATTCTTCATCGCCCTTCAGCTCATAGCCTTTTTCCAACAGGCTACCCCACAGCAGCGAGAGGGATGAAGGGAGATGGTTACGGTGGATCAAAACTTTTTCGATCGCATTGACGGGATCGGGCTCGCTGGCATGGCTATCCAAAATCATCCAGCGGACAAGGTCGATACCAGCAGAAGGCGACCAGTAGAGGTAACAGTTGCCGATCGCTGTTTTGAGGACAGGGGCTGTGGCTTGACGCATGACTTGATGGACTAGGCTAGCCCGACCGTAGGGAATCACCAAATTCACAGCGCGATCGCAGGTGACGAGCTCGTGGGTGAGATCGCCACAGTCTGACGGCAGGGCCTCCAGGCTGCTGGTGGGCAATCCAACCTGCTCTAGGGCCGCCTGCAGGATACTGGCAAACATATGGTTAGACTGGCTAGCCTCACTACCTCCTTTGAGGATGAGACTATTGGCCGTGCGCACACACATCCCCGCTGCGATCGCCCCCAGTTCTGGAAAGGCTTCGTAGACCAGCGCTACCACTCCTAAGGGCATCAGTTGGCAATAGGTTTGCCCCTGGGCTACCGCGTAGGGCGGATTTTGCACCTGCTGCAGTGGATCGGGCAAGTCGCTCAGACGCTGCAAAATGGCGATCGCCGTTTGCAACCGTTCGGGCGTTAATTTCAGCCAGTCCAGGATGAGCTCGGGTACAGCCATTTCCCGACTCGCTTCTAGGTCAAGGGTATTGGCTTCTAAAAGATCATCCTTGTAGGTTTTGATCCCCTTAGCCATTGCCTGTAGGGCACGACTGCGATCGCTGCCGCTGAACTTTAGCAGCTCAAGCGAGGCCTCGTGGGCCCGTTGGGTAATGACCGGGATCAGATCAGGTGAAGAAATGGAGGAATATGCTGCCATGAACTACTGTCGATAGGCCATCCAGAGCATCAACACTAGCATCACAATGACTAGTGCAGCAATGATGCGAAATGCAACATCAGAACTCAAAATTGACTGCAAGATGGTGATGAGGAGTAAGAACGCCAACCCCAGCAGAATGACTAACATGAGGACAGGCAAATAGCCCCGTGCCAAGGATGGGTGCACCATGCTCCACTGTCGTCCTGTCCAGCGCCAGACTTTCTTGTAGGGGTAGTGGGACGACAACTGCTCTAGAGCATAGCCATTTTCTTGAACAACAAAGATTTGCTGGCAGCGATCGCACCCAAACGCCTCAGTGAGAGTAATCGGCTTCAGTTGACCATGACGGCGGCACGGACAGGGATACTCAGCACTTAAATCAATCTTGTGAGGTTTTTGTGGTTGCACAAGTAACCCTAGCGGTGAAAAAGGTTGAATAGCTTAGCCTGGTAAGGGTTGCACCACCCTTGCATGGATCGATAGAAGTAGTAGTCCAGTTCGACTGCTAGCCTGAGCACTGACTGAGCCGGCTGCTCTCGATGGTTGTAACCATGGCGATCGCTGACGTTTGACCCATTTTAACGTGTGCACGGGCATAAGGCTGGGGATCGCTGAACCAACTAACAGCCCTACTGTCTGTTCCGTTATTGAGACCATGACAACCGAGGAAAAGAGCCTAGACGGAGGATTAAGTCCAAGGGCGAAACCAACTAACGCTGTTGACACCCCAAACAGGAGGTCAACGCTTAGAGGCTTAACCGTTCAAATCGTAATCTGTAGCCTAGCAAACCCTCGAAAATTGTCAAGGTAGCTATGCTATGGTTCAAAGCAACGGAATACCAGAAGTCTGGTTTCAGAATTGCCAAGACTTACCGGCATCGGACAAGACTTAAATAACTTGGGTTTCTTAAGCGGGTAACGCGATTCGAACGCGCGACATTCACCTTGGCAAGGTGACGCTCTACCACTGAGCTATACCCGCAATTTCTTGTGCTTTATTAATGTGCCAGAAATTTTAGACCCTGTCAACCCATTTGGGCTGAAATTTTGAGCTAGCCCCGTCACGTTTCCAAAAACTCACCCCAGGGGATCACGGGCGGGGCTGAAATTAGCTCACCGTCCCTAGGCGTCTAGATTGCCAGGCTCGGCAGCGATCGCTTGGGAAACATTGGGTAGAGGCTGGGAGGAATTGCCTACCAGTTGCCCCTGGGCGTTTCCTGTGGGAGCTCGACGAAGCTGGCGCATCAAGCTGGCCATTTCAATAGCACTCATGGCATAGTTCCAGCCTAGATTGCTCTTGATGCCGGCGCGCTCTAAAGCCTGCTGCATATTGTCGGTGGTGAGGATGCCGAAGGAAATGGGCACCCCGGTTTGAAAGGCCGCAGCAGCGACGCCCTTAGACACCTCAGAAGCTACGTAATCAAAATGGGGCGTTTGCCCCCGAATCACGGCTCCTAGGCAAATAATGGCATCATAACGACGGCTGAGCGCAAGCTGGTGCGCAACAACCGGAATTTCAAAACATCCAGGCACCCAGGCATAGTCAACCTGAATGCCTGATGGATTGGGATCAATTCCATGACGCTTCAGGCAGTCTTGACACCCTTCCAACAACTTACCCGTAACTAAGTCGTTGAAGCGGCCAATCACGATTGCTAGGCGCAAATCCTGAGTTTGGGTAAAACTGCCCTCAAAAACTGTCATTATTTATAACGTTTTGTAACATCAAAAGATTGGCTCGACGCTGAAACCTGGGACTATTAAACTACCAAGTAATTTAAGACTCCCACCAAAATAACCAGAGCAACCCAAACGCCAGATCCTAGAAACAGAAGCCGTCTAGATTGATCCCAGTTTTGCGGTGACGCATAGGCCACGGGTACTCCGATCACCATGATGAACGAGAGTGCAACTAGCGCAAACAAGAATAGGTTGAAAACAATTGTCATTCCCTTGGTTCTCCCACTAGATCGTGAAGACTACTGCAAACAATACGAGAGACTCAGCCAGCCAGCGTTTTGGAACATCGGGAAACCCGAGCTTGCCCCATGATCGAGACCTGTCTGTGTCATGGAGAGCGATCGATGCACAAACGCCTGTGCGTTGAACACCCCCAGTAGTTAAGCTATCAGAAATTGCCCCTCTCTCTGCACTTAATATTCTAGGACTTTCAGAACCTGCGGTGCTGAGGCTGGTTGACTGACCCATCTTTTGGCGTAGGCTAGGTTGAGCAATGGGAAACCCAGCGCTAGCTTAGATGCCGTTAGACTATGCTGACGCTTGTCCAACCTACGAGAAAATCAGGATTACAGGAGTTTTTGTCCGTCCATCAGGTGCTGAGCTGTTGAGGCTGGCCAGGTTCCCAACCAATCTACAGCAACCTATCGTCTCTCGATCGCTGCCGTTTGACGCTTAAATAGTGGGAGGAGGAAAACTCCACCCATGGTTTGGGATCCTCTAACTCTGCTGGTTGACCTAAAAAATAGCGTTATGGACTACGAGACCGCCCACCACATTTTGCTCACCCAAGGCCAGGTTCCAGCGGCGGATCCCAATCAATTTTTGATGCGGTTACAGACAGGGCGTCCACCGGTGCCGGGGCAAGTGACGACCATTTTGCTGGCGCTGAAGGTGATTTTTGAAGAATTACGGGAGATGCCGACCCTCGATCGCGATCTGGCTAACGCGCTATACCAACTGGCAGGAGATAGTCGCCGCTGGTATGACCAAGGACGGCAGCAGGGTATAGACTGGCCGCCACTTTTGGATGAGGACTTGCAGCGGATTGCGATCGCTGTTCGCAGTATCTTTGCCGATACGTGGCACAATGCTTGAGCCTGGCTCTGCCGTCAGTCTATCCTCTAGTCGCCTAATCTATGAGCCGAGATTTGTTTGCCCAAGCGGCGATCGCCCAAGTTCCCAAGCTGTTAACCCTGATGGATCGCAATCGCCATAGCCCTACCTATGGATGTGGCGATCGTAACTTTTGGCATTACAAAATCATCGACTTTCCCAGCGGCATGGCCCAGGAGTTTGTCTGGCCCTTGGCGTTGGCCTACCAAACCGATTGTCCTGATAATCCTTTCTATCACCAGGCAGCCCTGCGAGACTGGGTAGCGGCCGGCATTCGCTACGCCGCCCGCAGTGCCCATCCCGATGGCTCCTGTGACGATTACTTTCCCTTTGAACGGGCCAGCGGTGCCGCAGCCTTTTCCCTGCTGGCCTGCTTAGAAAGCTACGAGATCATCGGCATGGATGACCCAGCGGTACAGACCTTTTTGGCCCAGCGAGCAGACTGGCTCGCCCATCATCAGGAAAGTGGGCGGCTGTCCAACCATCAGGCGTTGATTGCCTTGGGGTTGGAGCGTTTGTCTGCGCAGCTCCACAGCCATCAATGGGATCGAGCTAAGGCGCTGCGCCTAGAACAGGTGTTAGATTGGCAAGACTCGGAGGGCTGGTTTCAGGAATATGAAGGCTGCGATCCGGGCTATCACACGCTCACCATCTCCTGCTTGGCGCGTCTGTATGACCTACGCCCCGATCCGCGCATCCAGGAAGCGATCGCCAAGGCGGTAGAGCTGGCTAGCTATTTTGTCCATCCCGATGGCTCCTACGGAGGCGAATATACCAGTCGCAACACCTACAACTTTTTTCCCCATGGCTTTGAACTCGTGGGGCGCTGGCTACCCCAAGCCCTGACCATCAACGATCGCTTCCTGACCGGTCTGGGGCAAAACCTCGGCCCCTGCTACGCCGACGACCATATCATTGGCCACCATGCTTGGAACTATCTCCTAGCCTGGCAAGACTTTCAGCCCCGTGTGGATAACGGAACCCCCGCGAGCCCCCCCGAGCGCGATCGCATCTGGCTACCCCATGCCCGTCTGTTGATCGATCGCCGCCAGGATACGGAGCTGTACCTAGCGCTGAACAAGGGTGGGGTGTTTAAGCTCTTTCGCGATCGCCAGCTTGTGGTGTCCGACACGCAATTCTCCGTTCAGGTGCGGGTGGGCACATCGGTCAAAACAGCGGTGGCTCACTTGGTAGGTGACTATCGCGTGGAGCAGAGTGAGGACGCGATCACGATTCGGGGTGCCTTGGGCTGGGCGAAGCAAACGCAGATGACGCCTCTAAACCTGTTGATCCTGCGCATCGTCATGCTGACCGTGGGGCGATTCTTTCCCGATTTGATTCGTCGCCTGCTGCAGCGAGTGTTGATTGTGGGTAAAGCTCCCGCTCCCTTCCAGTTTGTGCGGCACTTG contains the following coding sequences:
- a CDS encoding NAD(P)H-quinone oxidoreductase subunit N, translating into MDVANLAAQLNAQVILPEGIVIATLLIILVGDLIVGRTSSAQWSPYVAVTGLLGAVVALALQWDLDNPISFLGAFNSDALSIVLRGIIALSTAFTILISIRYVVQAGTALAEFIVILMTATVGGMFLCGADELVMVFVSLETLSISSYLLTGYMKRDPRSNEAALKYLLIGAASSAIFLYGVSLLYGLSGGETRLSAITASIISGNAQDSIGLLIALVFVIAGIAFKIAAVPFHQWTPDVYEGSPTPVVAFLSVGSKAAGFALAIRLLVTAFPLVADQWQFVLTALAILSMVLGNVVALAQTSMKRLLAYSSIGQAGFVMIGLIVGTDAGYSSMVFYLMVYLFMNLGGFACVILFTLRTGTDEITEYSGLYQKDPLLTLCLSVCLLSLGGIPPLAGFFGKLYLFWAGWQAEAYTLVLVGLLTSVISIYYYIRVVKMMVVKEPQEMSDAVKNYPEGMWNLFGMRPLQVSLVLALVATSLAGVLSNPLFTLANNSVLRTPLLHSPVVTQVEPVLPVAHVDATAEDLS
- a CDS encoding glutamate-5-semialdehyde dehydrogenase, encoding MAAYSSISSPDLIPVITQRAHEASLELLKFSGSDRSRALQAMAKGIKTYKDDLLEANTLDLEASREMAVPELILDWLKLTPERLQTAIAILQRLSDLPDPLQQVQNPPYAVAQGQTYCQLMPLGVVALVYEAFPELGAIAAGMCVRTANSLILKGGSEASQSNHMFASILQAALEQVGLPTSSLEALPSDCGDLTHELVTCDRAVNLVIPYGRASLVHQVMRQATAPVLKTAIGNCYLYWSPSAGIDLVRWMILDSHASEPDPVNAIEKVLIHRNHLPSSLSLLWGSLLEKGYELKGDEELAKEFPELSPVAPTEWRQPYLNRTIAFKWVRDLDDAIAWMNRYSSGHADCLATESYQESRLFASQMASATVYINASSRFYRNPKFNLPIALGMSNHKGHRRGFISLEALTTVKQIIQGNE
- the ribH gene encoding 6,7-dimethyl-8-ribityllumazine synthase, with the protein product MTVFEGSFTQTQDLRLAIVIGRFNDLVTGKLLEGCQDCLKRHGIDPNPSGIQVDYAWVPGCFEIPVVAHQLALSRRYDAIICLGAVIRGQTPHFDYVASEVSKGVAAAAFQTGVPISFGILTTDNMQQALERAGIKSNLGWNYAMSAIEMASLMRQLRRAPTGNAQGQLVGNSSQPLPNVSQAIAAEPGNLDA